The proteins below come from a single Eucalyptus grandis isolate ANBG69807.140 chromosome 3, ASM1654582v1, whole genome shotgun sequence genomic window:
- the LOC104439056 gene encoding receptor-like protein 52 has product MPRPTPSPPQIHIFFLSYIPCLVFLCLLSSAAESQIQDQEQQVLLKLRQYWQDPSSLDHWVASNSSSHCTWPEITCQEGWISELNLVNLSINYSIPPFICNLKNLTKLDISYNNIPGGFPTVLYNCSKLVYLDLSQNYFDGPIPSDIDRMADLQVLILAANSFSFDVPASIARLWRLRILHLCQSEYNGTYPEEIFGLSDLEELRLEYNKFVPSQLQQNFTALKKLRFFSMAQTNLIGGIPETLGNMEALEHLDLGMNLLTGEIPGSIFTLRNLSMIDLSFNNLTGNIPEDFGKLKNLSSLSLQFNQLSGEIPEGIGRLPSLSDVRLSNNNLSGTIPPDFGKFSPLSRFEVAFNSLTGALPEQLCHGGTLFGLAVMDNNLGGELPESLGNCSTLSVAMLNNNGFTGNVPGGLWMSRNLRALILSGNGLTGELPEELSPNLTRIEMSNNKFFGKIPSTVSSWRNLVVFDASNNLLSGTIPTELTKLPSLVALLLGQNELSGNLPTAIVSWNSLNTLNLSHNKLSGPIPSKIGLLPVLEQLDLSENQLSGLIPPEIGQLNLNLLNLSSNRLSGRIPNELENAVYNTSFLNNPGLCASNSFMWLNVCNSQSRRWSKSLPINLALIVLLVIAVAIFVLKLAIFTIRALSGLKERDVIRICGSGKVHNIIENRSGDAVVIKRISN; this is encoded by the exons ATGCCGAGACCGACCCCATCACCTCCTCAGATTcacatcttcttcctctcgtaCATCCCCTGTCTCGTCTTCCTGTGCTTACTCTCCAGTGCTGCAGAGTCTCAAATCCAAGATCAAGAACAGCAAGTCCTGTTGAAGCTGAGGCAATACTGGCAAGACCCATCTTCCCTCGACCACTGGGTCGCCTCCAATTCATCCTCCCACTGCACATGGCCTGAGATCACATGCCAAGAAGGCTGGATCTCCGAGCTCAATCTTGTCAACCTGAGCATAAATTATTCGATCCCTCCATTCATCTGCAACCTCAAGAATCTGACCAAGCTCGACATCTCCTACAACAATATACCTGGAGGGTTTCCCACTGTTCTCTACAACTGTTCCAAGCTCGTGTACCTCGACCTGTCCCAGAATTACTTCGATGGTCCTATTCCATCCGACATCGACCGGATGGCCGATCTTCAGGTCCTGATTCTTGCTGCCAACAGCTTCTCGTTTGATGTCCCAGCATCGATTGCGAGGTTGTGGAGGCTGAGGATCCTTCACCTTTGCCAGTCCGAGTACAATGGCACTTACCCTGAAGAGATTTTTGGCCTGTCTGATCTTGAAGAACTGAGGCTCGAGTACAACAAGTTTGTGCCGTCGCAGCTACAGCAGAACTTCACTGCCCTGAAGAAGCTACGGTTCTTCTCGATGGCACAAACAAACCTGATTGGGGGAATCCCAGAGACTCTTGGGAATATGGAGGCTCTTGAGCACTTGGATTTGGGGATGAATCTACTAACGGGAGAGATCCCGGGCAGCATTTTCACTCTGAGGAACTTGAGCATGATTGATCTATCTTTTAACAACTTGACGGGGAACATACCTGAAGATTTTGGGAAGCTCAAGAATCTATCCAGCTTGAGTTTGCAGTTCAATCAATTATCCGGTGAAATCCCCGAAGGTATTGGGCGTCTTCCCTCTTTGTCTGATGTCAGGCTGTCTAACAACAATCTATCGGGCACGATCCCCCCCGACTTCGGCAAGTTTTCCCCACTCAGCAGATTCGAAGTGGCCTTCAACAGCTTGACTGGCGCATTGCCTGAACAACTGTGCCATGGGGGCACGCTGTTTGGGTTGGCCGTTATGGACAACAATCTCGGCGGGGAGTTGCCAGAGTCACTTGGAAATTGCAGTACTTTGTCTGTAGCAATGTTGAACAACAATGGATTCACCGGCAATGTGCCCGGAG GACTCTGGATGTCGCGGAACTTGAGGGCTTTGATCTTGAGTGGTAATGGATTAACTGGTGAGCTTCCCGAGGAGCTTTCCCCAAACCTCACTCGGATTGAGATGAGCAACAACAAATTCTTCGGCAAGATTCCGAGCACGGTGTCTTCATGGAGGAACTTGGTAGTGTTTGATGCCAGTAATAACCTCCTCAGTGGCACCATTCCGACTGAATTAACCAAGCTTCCTTCTCTGGTGGCGCTTTTGCTAGGTCAGAACGAGCTCTCTGGGAATCTTCCGACAGCTATTGTCTCGTGGAACTCCTTGAACACTCTGAATCTTAGTCACAATAAATTGTCGGGACCGATTCCTAGCAAAATCGGTCTTCTACCGGTACTCGAGCAGTTGGACCTGTCTGAAAACCAACTGTCTGGCTTGATTCCTCCTGAAATCGGCCAGCTGAATTTGAACCTTCTCAATTTATCCTCCAATCGCCTCAGTGGACGAATCCCAAATGAATTAGAGAACGCCGTGTACAACACCAGTTTCCTGAACAACCCGGGCCTCTGTGCATCCAATTCATTCATGTGGCTCAATGTCTGCAATTCCCAATCCCGGAGATGGAGCAAAAGCTTGCCGATCAATCTTGCCTTGATTGTGCTCTTGGTCATTGCTGTGgcaatatttgttttgaagctagCGATATTCACAATCAGAGCTTTGTCGGGATTGAAGGAGCGTGATGTGATCAGAATTTGCGGATCAGGGAAAGTACACAATATTATCGAGAACCGTTCTGGTGACGCTGTTGTGATAAAAAGGATTTCCAATTAG